In bacterium, the genomic window AATAACCTTCTCAATCCTTCCTTCACGAGAGACGACAACCCCTATCATCCGTCCTAGAGAACGAGCAACCTGATCTATCTCTCGTCCTAACTGGAGAGAAACTATCTCTGTGGGCTCCACAGAACGCCTAAAGAGCCGTTCAACCTCTCTCACCTGAGATGGAGAGAGCCCACGCAAGTAGCCTTCTAATTTCATAAAGAATGCCTATTCTGCTCGAGAGATACTTTTCTTGGCGAGCAGCACCTCTCTCCGTATACTTCCAACAATAAAGGTATGGGGCTCAACACTGTATTCGAAAACAGAGAACTATGCGAGTGCTCAAATAAGGAAAACTATGTTTCTTCTTATTTGACGCATCGCGTTTTAGTCGGGGGACTATGAGAACGGGACCACTCATTCGTAAAGGGCACAACCACTTTCCTGCGGACCATACTTCGTCACCACGAGAATCTCAATCTCATCCCGAACAGATATCAATGTTCCGTATTAGCGCTGCTAATCCTGATAATCTTCCAGAGCTAGAAAAAATCGTCGGGCTTTTCATGAAAGACCCATTTAGCCTCTTCAGGCTTTCCTTGCCAAGCATACAGAGAGAGTCTGATAAAAATCAGAGTGATTGGGGTATTCGATCGTCCAGTAAACGCTCGGGCAATCTCACGCAAATGCTCAAGCGCCAAATCTCAGGTAAGGCAATGCTCCTGACAGTGCAGATGGAGGGAGAGTTGTTCGCTGCTATCTTACTGCGCCCCCTCTGGCATATTCCAGACACCTTTGAAATCCTTGCTTATGGGGTGAACTGGGACTGCATCATGATGGACGGTTTGTTCGATGAGAATCTTCTCTCGAACTCACGGGGACGAGGCAGATTGAGTCAGCATTTTTTTCACCTGCTCACATCAAAGCTTGCATGCTCGACTCACTCGCAATTATCGAACCCACTCTCCTTCTTCACCTTTATCAACAAAGAACAGCTAAAATATACCTCTCGTTCACATCTCTCTCTTCTTGAGTGCCTCCCTGTAGGAACGTGTAATTTTCATCGTATCCAAGAAGAAAATAGAGCGTGTGTCCTTTCCATTTTTGGAGTACCGAATCATTCGAATGCGGAGGCAGGGGGTGTATTACGTCGAGTTTCCCAAGCGCCATCCCTCCATTCAGAAAGGCAACACTACAAACGAAAATCGGCACTCTCGAACAAGGTGTTTCTCCCATTAACACTGCGCCCGTCACTAACCAGGATATTAAAGAGCAATTACTCTCTCATGGGCCTCCATTATGAAATCGCTTCAGAGGAACCCTCTTTTACGGCTGGTCCACAAGCCTTGGATAAAAAATCATTGTATGTCGGGAGCGATGGTCCGCTCATTCACTCGTTATCAGAAAAAGAGAGCCTCGTGGGCCTTGAAGAACTCTTTCGACGTGGCAATGAACTGACTGCCATCTTGCCCTTATCCTCTGGAAGAACCTTCGGCCTATTTTCCCCAGGACATACGCCACTCAAGAGCCTCCTCAGGTTAAACCTCACAAAAAGCAGGTATGGTCAACAAGGAAGCGCTCTGGACGTACCAAATAATGCAGCTGTATCAAATGATGCACAAACGCATTTCTTCCCTGACCTCATTGAGTGAAAAGTGCTATCATAAAGCTCAAAAGCTCAGCGAGTTAAGGAAGAACAACAATGAAGAAAACTGAGATCTGCAATCAGCGCCAAGCGCTTCGGGGATTTTTCATTTTTACGGTTGCTTACGGCGCATTGATCGGTCTCGGGATAGCAATTCTTACATTGATTGCGTTTCTTCTCGGGAAGATTCTTTGACTCTTGCAACGAGAGCGTAACATTTCGATAGAGACACATGCCCTTAAACCCCTCCTCCCCCACAGTTATTCTGTTCTCTCGTTCACCAAAAGATGAGTCGGCAAAATCTCGACTGCGAAAAACTTTACCCGATTACTTCATAAACCAACTTCACTACGCCTTTGTCTTCGATAGCGTAACGGTGCTGAAAGAAATTATGCAACAGGCAACTGTGACCTGTAGTTGGGATGTCAACAGCGAACCAGAGTTAGATTCTCTCATCGATCTCTTGCCTGACGCTGATCATTGCGTACAAGTGGGGGCTTCATTTGCAGACAAGTTAACTCATGCGCTAAGAGCTGAACGAGATAAGAAACTCGGAGCTCTAATCGTTATCGGCTCTGATTGTCCTCTCCTTAGTCCAGATATTCTCTTGGAAGCAATCGAAGCTACCCTATCAGGGAATCTCGTCATTGGCCCTGCTCCTCAGGGTGGATTCTATCTCCTCGGGCTACCCCCAAAATCTGAAGTTCGAGACTTTCGTGAGATTCTCTCTCATTCACTGGAGGTATTATCCTTAAGAGAGGCCTACAAGAGTTTGCCCCTGTACACCCTTCCCTATCTGTACGACATCGACCTTGAGGAGGATCTCGTTTCTTTGATTGCCGAACTCCGTCTCAGAGAAGAAATGGAAAACGAATTGACAGGGAAGAGTTGGATTCCTGCAGCGACCAGAAATCTCTTACAGAATGTCCAGATAAACACCGAGCAAGATACTCGCGACAAAAAATTAGTGGTCGAGTAACCGGAAAGAAAAATCCCCCACCAGCAGATTTTCCACTGTTAAAGCAATCAGATGGCCCAAACTCCCCCATTTCTTCTCCCCTTTTTCGAGGATTACAGAAAAATTTTTTT contains:
- a CDS encoding DUF2064 domain-containing protein, which encodes MPLNPSSPTVILFSRSPKDESAKSRLRKTLPDYFINQLHYAFVFDSVTVLKEIMQQATVTCSWDVNSEPELDSLIDLLPDADHCVQVGASFADKLTHALRAERDKKLGALIVIGSDCPLLSPDILLEAIEATLSGNLVIGPAPQGGFYLLGLPPKSEVRDFREILSHSLEVLSLREAYKSLPLYTLPYLYDIDLEEDLVSLIAELRLREEMENELTGKSWIPAATRNLLQNVQINTEQDTRDKKLVVE